Proteins from one Triticum aestivum cultivar Chinese Spring chromosome 7A, IWGSC CS RefSeq v2.1, whole genome shotgun sequence genomic window:
- the LOC123149650 gene encoding leucine-rich repeat receptor-like kinase protein FLORAL ORGAN NUMBER1, with product MPPPRLLLALLPILLLPAPSPASPDRDIYALAKIKAALVPATAAAASPSPPLADWDPAAASPAHCAFAGVTCDAATSRVVAINLTSLPLHAGTLPPELALLDALTNLTIAACSLPGRIPAGLPSLPALRHLNLSNNNLSGPFPAGDGVAPSSPYFPSLQLLDCYNNNLSGPLPPFGAAHAAALRYLHLGGNYFSGPIPVAYGDVASLEYLGLNGNALSGRIPPELAQLAQLRSLYVGYFNQYDGGVPPEFGGLRSLVLLDMSSCNLTGPIPPELGKLKNLDTLFLLWNRLSGEIPTELGELQSLQSLDLSVNDLAGEIPASLAKLTHLRLLNLFRNHLRGGIPAFVAELPDLEVLQLWENNLTGSLPPGLGRNGRLRNLDVTTNHLTGTVPPELCAGGRLETLVLMDNAFFGPIPESLGACKTLVRVRLSKNFLSGAVPAGLFDLPQANMLELTDNLLTGGLPDVIGGGKIGMLLLGNNGIGGRIPAAIGNLPALQTLSLESNNFSGELPPEIGRLRNLSRLNVSGNHLTGAIPQELTRCASLAAVDVSRNRLTGAIPESITSLKILCTLNVSRNALSGELPTEMSNMTSLTTLDVSYNALTGAVPMQGQFLVFNESSFVGNPGLCGGPLTGSSNDGAACSDNNHDGGGGVLSLRRWDSKKMLVCLAGVFVALVAAFLGGRKGCEAWREAARRRSGAWKMTVFQQRPGFSADDVVECLQEDNIIGKGGAGIVYHGVTRGGAELAIKRLVGRGVGGDRGFSAEVGTLGRIRHRNIVRLLGFVSNRETNLLLYEYMPNGSLGEMLHGGKGGHLGWDARARVALEAARGLCYLHHDCAPRIIHRDVKSNNILLDSAFEAHVADFGLAKFLGGGGAGASECMSAIAGSYGYIAPEYAYTLRVDEKSDVYSFGVVLLELITGRRPVGGFGDGVDIVHWVRKATAELPDTAAAVLAVADRRLSPEPVPLLVGLYDVATACVEEASTDRPNMREVVHMLSQPALAAAAAADNAARPDDDLILSF from the exons ATGCCGCCTCCCCgcctcctcctcgctctcctcccgatcctcctcctccccgccccctcccccgcgTCCCCGGACCGCGACATCTACGCGCTGGCCAAGATCAAGGCGGCCCTGGTCCcggccacggccgccgccgcctcccccagcCCCCCGCTCGCCGACTGGGACCCGGCGGCGGCCTCCCCCGCCCACTGCGCCTTCGCCGGCGTCACCTGCGACGCGGCCACCTCCCGCGTCGTCGCCATCAACCTCACCTCCCTCCCGCTCCACGCCGGCACGCTGCCCCCGGAGCTCGCGCTGCTGGACGCCTTGACCAACCTCACCATCGCCGCCTGCTCCCTCCCCGGCCGCATCCCCGCGGGCCTCCCGTCCCTGCCCGCCCTCCGCCACCtcaacctctccaacaacaacCTCTCCGGCCCCTTCCCCGCCGGCGACGGCGTTGCACCATCCTCCCCCTACTTCCCGTCCCTCCAGCTCCTCGACTGCTACAACAACAACCTCTCCGGCCCGCTCCCGCCCTTCGGCGCCGCGCACGCGGCCGCGCTGCGCTACCTGCACCTCGGCGGGAACTACTTCTCCGGGCCCATCCCGGTGGCCTACGGCGACGTCGCCTCCCTTGAGTACCTCGGCCTCAACGGCAACGCGCTCTCCGGCAGGATCCCGCCGGAGCTTGCGCAGCTTGCACAGCTCAGGAGCCTCTACGTGGGGTACTTCAACCAGTACGACGGCGGCGTGCCGCCCGAGTTCGGCGGGCTGCGCAGCCTCGTGCTGCTCGACATGAGCAGCTGCAACCTCACCGGACCCATCCCGCCCGAGCTCGGCAAGCTCAAGAACCTCGACACGCTCTTCCTCCTCTGGAACCGCCTCTCCGGCGAGATTCCGACGGAGCTCGGCGAGCTCCAGAGCCTCCAGTCGCTCGACCTGTCCGTCAACGACCTCGCCGGCGAGATACCGGCGAGCCTCGCCAAGCTGACCCACCTCCGGCTGCTCAACCTGTTCCGGAACCACCTCCGCGGCGGGATACCGGCGTTCGTCGCCGAGCTGCCGGACCTGGAGGTGCTGCAGCTCTGGGAGAACAACCTCACCGGCAGCCTCCCGCCGGGGCTCGGGAGGAACGGCCGGCTAAGGAACCTCGACGTCACCACCAACCACCTCACCGGCACCGTGCCGCCGGAGCTCTGCGCCGGCGGGAGGCTCGAGACGCTCGTGCTCATGGACAACGCCTTCTTCGGCCCCATCCCGGAGTCGCTCGGCGCGTGCAAGACGCTGGTGCGCGTCCGGCTCAGCAAGAACTTCCTCAGCGGCGCCGTGCCGGCCGGGCTCTTCGACCTGCCGCAGGCCAACATGCTGGAGCTCACCGACAACCTGCTCACCGGCGGTCTCCCCGACGTGATCGGCGGCGGCAAGATCGGCATGCTGCTGCTGGGGAACAACGGGATCGGCGGCAGGATTCCGGCGGCCATCGGCAACCTCCCCGCGCTGCAGACGCTCTCGCTCGAGTCCAACAACTTCTCCGGCGAGCTGCCGCCGGAGATCGGCCGGCTCAGGAACCTGTCCCGGCTGAACGTCAGCGGGAACCATCTCACCGGCGCGATCCCGCAGGAGCTGACGCGCTGCGCGTCGCTCGCCGCAGTCGACGTCAGCCGCAACCGCCTGACCGGCGCGATACCGGAGAGCATCACGTCGCTGAAGATCCTGTGCACGCTGAACGTGTCGAGGAACGCGCTGTCCGGCGAGCTCCCCACGGAGATGTCCAACATGACGAGCCTCACCACGCTCGACGTGTCGTACAACGCGCTGACGGGCGCCGTGCCGATGCAGGGCCAGTTCCTGGTGTTCAACGAGAGCTCCTTCGTGGGCAACCCCGGGCTGTGCGGCGGCCCGCTGACCGGCAGCAGCAACGACGGCGCCGCCTGCTCCGACAACAaccacgacggcggcggcggcgtgctgtcGCTCCGCCGCTGGGACTCGAAGAAGATGCTGGTGTGCCTGGCGGGCGTGTTCGTGGCGCTGGTCGCCGCGTTCCTGGGCGGGCGGAAGGGGTGCGAGgcgtggcgggaggcggcgcgccGGCGCTCGGGGGCGTGGAAGATGACGGTGTTCCAGCAGCGGCCGGGGTTCTCGGCGGACGACGTGGTGGAGTGCCTGCAGGAGGACAACATCATCGGCAAGGGCGGCGCCGGGATCGTGTACCACGGCGTGACCCGCGGCGGCGCGGAGCTGGCGATCAAGCGGCTGGTGGGGCGCGGCGTGGGCGGCGACCGCGGGTTCTCGGCGGAGGTGGGCACGCTGGGGCGGATCCGGCACCGCAACATCGTGCGCCTGCTGGGCTTCGTGTCCAACCGCGAGACCAACCTGCTGCTGTACGAGTACATGCCCAACGGCTCGCTGGGGGAGATGCTCCACGGCGGCAAGGGCGGCCACCTCGGCTGGGACGCCCGCGCGCGGGTGGCGCTCGAGGCCGCGCGCGGCCTCTGCTACCTCCACCACGACTGCGCGCCGCGCATCATCCACCGCGACGTCAAGTCCAACAACATCCTGCTCGACTCGGCGTTCGAGGCCCACGTCGCCGACTTCGGCCTCGCCAAGTTCCTCGGCGGCGGTGGCGCCGGCGCCTCCGAGTGCATGTCCGCCATCGCCGGCTCCTACGGCTACATCGCCCCAG AGTACGCGTACACGCTGCGGGTGGACGAGAAgagcgacgtgtacagcttcggggTGGTGCTGCTGGAGCTCATCACGGGGCGGCGCCCCGTGGGCGGGTTCGGCGACGGCGTGGACATCGTGCACTGGGTCCGCAAGGCCACCGCGGAGCTCCCCGACACCGCGGCGGCTGTCCTTGCCGTCGCCGACCGCCGCCTCTCCCCCGAGCCCGTGCCGCTGCTGGTGGGGCTCTACGACGTGGCCACGGCGTGCGTCGAGGAGGCGAGCACCGACCGGCCCAACATGCGCGAGGTGGTGCACATGCTCTCgcagcccgccctcgccgccgccgcagcagccgaCAACGCGGCCCGGCCCGACGATGACCTTATCCTCTCCTTCTGA